From the Carya illinoinensis cultivar Pawnee chromosome 4, C.illinoinensisPawnee_v1, whole genome shotgun sequence genome, one window contains:
- the LOC122306141 gene encoding polyamine oxidase 2-like, whose translation MDSVRTTSNSQLRRGLCYSDAERKPSVIVIGGGMAGIAAARALHDASFQVVLLESRDRIGGRVCTDYSFGFPIDLGASWLHGVGKENPLAPLIGRLGLPLYRTSGDNSVLYDHDLESYALFDMDGNQVPQDLVTKVGEAFESILEETDKIRQESSEDMSISRAFSIVFARNPELRLEGLAHDVLQWYLCRMEGWFAADADTISLKCWDQEELLPGGHGLMVRGYIPVINTLAKGLNIHLGHRVTKIVRRYNGVKVTVENGRTFVADAAIVAIPLGVLKTKSIKFEPKLPEWKETAIADLGVGIENKIVLHFEKVFWPNVEFLGVVAETSYACSYFLNLHKATGHPVLVYMPSGRLAKDIETMSDEAAANFAFMQLKRILPNACAPIQYLVSRWGSDIDSLGSYSYDTVGKSHDLFERLRIPVDNLFFAGEATSSNFPGSVHGAFSTGLMAAEDCRMRVLERYGELDLFQPVMGEDTPMSVPLLISRM comes from the exons ATGGACTCTGTACGCACCACGAGTAATTCCCAACTGCGCAGAG GTCTTTGCTATTCAGATGCCGAGAGAAAGCCATCTGTCATTGTCATTGGCGGGGGTATGGCTGGAATTGCAGCTGCTCGTGCTCTTCATGATGCCTCATTTCAG GTTGTCCTGTTGGAATCACGGGATAGGATTGGTGGTCGTGTTTGCACAGATTACTCCTTTGGTTTTCCAATTGACTTGGGTGCATCATG GTTGCATGGAGTAGGCAAAGAGAATCCCTTGGCACCATTGATTGGGAGACTGGGGTTACCATTATATCGTACCAGCGGTGATAACTCTGTTTTGTATGATCATGACTTGGAAAG CTACGCACTCTTTGATATGGATGGGAATCAAGTACCTCAGGATTTGGTCACTAAAGTCGGTGAAGCATTTGAGAGCATTTTAGAGGAG ACAGATAAAATAAGACAGGAATCTAGTGAAGACATGTCCATATCCCGTGCCTTTTCGATTGTTTTTGCAAGGAACCCAGAATTGAG GTTGGAGGGGCTTGCCCATGATGTCCTTCAGTGGTATTTATGTAGAATGGAAGGCTGGTTTGCTGCGGATGCTGATACCATCTCACTAAAATGTTGGGATCAG GAAGAACTACTCCCTGGCGGTCATGGGCTTATGGTAAGGGGCTACATTCCAGTTATAAACACTCTTGCCAAAGGTCTCAACATCCATTTGGGCCACAG GGTTACAAAGATTGTAAGACGTTATAATGGAGTAAAAGTAACGGTAGAAAATGGGAGAACATTTGTTGCAGATGCCGCCATTGTTGCTATACCACTTGGGGTGCTGAAAACAAAAAGCATAAAGTTTGAGCCAAAGCTCCCAGAGTGGAAGGAAACAGCCATTGCTGACCTTGGTGTAgggattgaaaataaaatagttttgcaCTTTGAAAAGGTGTTCTGGCCAAATGTGGAGTTCTTGGGAGTAGTTGCAGAGACGTCTTATGCGTGCAGCTACTTCCTAAATCTTCACAAGGCTACTGGTCACCCTGTCCTGGTTTATATGCCCTCAGGGCGGCTAGCCAAAGACATTGAGACAATGTCTGATGAAGCTGCAGCTAATTTTGCTTTCATGCAACTCAAGAGGATCCTTCCAAATGCTTGTGCCCCA ATTCAGTATCTTGTTTCTAGGTGGGGCTCAGACATTGACTCACTTGGCTCCTATAGCTATGATACAGTAGGCAAATCCCATGATCTGTTTGAGAGGTTAAGGATCCCGGTGGATAACCTATTCTTTGCAGGGGAGGCTACTAGCTCAAACTTCCCAGGGTCCGTGCATGGTGCTTTCTCAACCGGATTGATGGCTGCTGAAGATTGCCGGATGCGGGTCTTGGAACGTTATGGGGAGTTAGATCTGTTCCAGCCAGTCATGGGTGAGGACACACCAATGTCTGTCCCATTATTGATCTCCCGAATGTGA